In Streptomyces sclerotialus, the DNA window GAACGGCGTGATGCCGGACCGCATAGCGGTCGAGCGGCACACCCTGGAGGACGTCTTCCTCGAGCTGACCGGTAAGGAGCTGCGCGCGTGAGTACGACCACGGGTGTGTTCACCCCGAAGCCGGGCGCGGCGCCGCTTCCCCGGATGATCCGCGCACAGGCGCTCCTCGAAACGAAGATGCTGCTGCGCAACGGGGAGCAGCTGCTGCTCACCGTGATCATCCCGACGCTCCTCCTGGTGCTGTTCTCCGCCGTCGACATCATCGACACAGGAGCGGGGAAGTCCGTCGACTTCCTGGCGCCCGGCATCCTCTCGCTCGCCGTGATGTCCACCGCCTTCACCGGCCAGGCCATCGCCACCGGCTTCGAGCGGCGCTACGGGGTGCTCAAGCGGCTCGGCGCCTCGCCGCTCCCCCGCTGGGCCCTGATGACCGCCAAGACCTGCTCCGTGCTGGTCACGGAGGTCCTGCAGATCGTGCTGCTGACCGTGGTCGCCTTCGCGCTCGGCTGGTCCCCGCACGGCAACCCCGTATGGGTCGTCCTGCTGCTGGTCCTCGGTACGGCGGCGTTCTCCGGGCTCGGCCTGCTGATGGCCGGCACGCTCAGGGCCGAGGCCACGCTCGCCGCGGCCAACCTGGTCTTCCTGCTCCTGCTGGTCGGCGGCGGCGTCATCGTGCCGCTGGAGAAGTTCCCCGGCGCGGTGCAGTCCGTGCTCCAGCTGCTGCCGATCTCGGCGCTCTCGGACGGGCTGCGCGACGTCCTCCAGCACGGTGCGGGACTTCCCCTGGCGGACCTCGGCATCCTCGCCGTGTGGACCGTGCTCGGTCTGGGCGCGGCGGCGGAGTTCTTCCGCTGGGAGTGACGTCCGGGCCACGCGGAGTACACGGTACGCACCGTTTCGCACCCCTCGTGAAAAGACGCACAAGCCGCCGCCTACGATGAGCCCGTGCCGAATTCGCTGAATCCCCTGGAGCAGATCGCCCGTCGCTGGCAGCCGTCGGCTGCCTTCGTGCGACGCGCCGCGCTCGCCACGGTTGTCATGGCCGTCGTCATCGTCGTGACCGGCGGCGCGGTCCGGCTCACCCAGTCGGGCCTGGGCTGCTCCACGTGGCCCCAGTGCACCCCCGGCAGCCTCACGCCGACCCATGAGATGGGCATCAACGGCATCATCGAGTTCGGCAACCGCCTGCTCACCTACGTGCTGTGCGCGGTCATCGGCCTCTTCATCATCGCCGCCCGCGCCCGCCACCCCCGGCGCCGCTCGCTCACCCGCCTGGGCTGGGCGCAGTTCTGGGTCGTCATGGGCAACGCCGTGGTCGGCGGCATCACCGTACTGACCGGCCTGAACCCGTACATCGTCAGCTCGCACTTCCTGGTGTCCTCGGCGCTGCTCACGGTCGCGGTCATCTCGTGGCGGCGGGCCTCCGAGGGCGACGACGAGCCGCGCGACCTGGTCGCCCGGCCCGTCCGCCAGCTCTCCTGGCTGCTGGTGCTGGCCACCGCCGCACTCACGGTGATCGGCACGGTCGTCACGGGCGCCGGCCCGCACGCCGGTGACGCGCGCAAGGTGCACCGCATCCCGCTGGACTG includes these proteins:
- a CDS encoding ABC transporter permease, with amino-acid sequence MIRAQALLETKMLLRNGEQLLLTVIIPTLLLVLFSAVDIIDTGAGKSVDFLAPGILSLAVMSTAFTGQAIATGFERRYGVLKRLGASPLPRWALMTAKTCSVLVTEVLQIVLLTVVAFALGWSPHGNPVWVVLLLVLGTAAFSGLGLLMAGTLRAEATLAAANLVFLLLLVGGGVIVPLEKFPGAVQSVLQLLPISALSDGLRDVLQHGAGLPLADLGILAVWTVLGLGAAAEFFRWE
- a CDS encoding COX15/CtaA family protein gives rise to the protein MPNSLNPLEQIARRWQPSAAFVRRAALATVVMAVVIVVTGGAVRLTQSGLGCSTWPQCTPGSLTPTHEMGINGIIEFGNRLLTYVLCAVIGLFIIAARARHPRRRSLTRLGWAQFWVVMGNAVVGGITVLTGLNPYIVSSHFLVSSALLTVAVISWRRASEGDDEPRDLVARPVRQLSWLLVLATAALTVIGTVVTGAGPHAGDARKVHRIPLDWQEITQLHVDFVYIVVGLSVALWFTLRAVKAPAAPRRMLLELFGCLAFQGVIGYVQYFLHLPELVVGIHMFGSTLVWICVLRVFLSLRERGPLAAVPAPAGDQEPLAAPKATTAA